A single region of the Mannheimia bovis genome encodes:
- a CDS encoding DEAD/DEAH box helicase, translating to MTTESLTFADLGLPQSILDAVNDMGFVTPSPIQQECIPHLLAGRDVLGMAQTGSGKTAAFSLPLLAQIDPTQRHPQMLVMAPTRELAIQVADACEQFAKNLKGTRVVTIYGGQRYDIQLRALKQGSQVVVGTPGRILDHIRRGTLDLSELKFIVLDEADEMLRMGFIDDVETVMAELPEDHQTALFSATMPEPIRRITRRFMKDPQEVKIKATERSAPDIEQSYWLVNGFRKNDALLRFLEVEEFDAAIIFTRTKTGTIDITELCERNGYRTAALNGDMTQQAREQTLEKLRSGRLDILVATDVAARGIDIERISLVVNYDIPLEEESYVHRIGRTGRAGRSGRALLFVEPRERRLLRNIENLIKKPINEVAIPNHEVLMEKRREKFKARISKQLEHHDLEKYRELLEDLFTADQDHEELAAAMMMLLQEKQKLILPPDPVIRAARSERGRDRNDRNDRRSGREERQGSGMAMDLYRIELGREDGVEVRHIVGAIANEGDISSRYIGHIKLHDTYSTIELPQGMPKHLVQHFASKARVLSKPMQMSLLGPANNASNANPFEGRGRGEHRDRNDRGGRRDSGFNKDRKGGFKEKRFSEKRSRRD from the coding sequence ATGACAACTGAATCTTTAACTTTTGCCGACTTAGGCTTACCTCAATCTATTCTTGATGCTGTGAACGATATGGGTTTTGTAACCCCATCACCAATCCAACAAGAATGTATTCCTCATCTATTAGCCGGTCGAGATGTGCTCGGAATGGCACAAACCGGAAGTGGAAAAACAGCAGCGTTCTCTTTACCTCTATTAGCTCAAATCGATCCAACACAACGCCACCCACAAATGTTAGTAATGGCACCTACTCGTGAATTAGCAATCCAAGTTGCTGATGCCTGTGAACAATTTGCCAAAAACCTTAAAGGTACTCGTGTAGTTACCATTTATGGCGGACAGCGTTACGATATTCAACTTCGTGCATTAAAACAAGGCTCACAAGTGGTTGTGGGCACACCTGGGCGTATTCTTGACCATATTCGTCGTGGCACGTTAGATTTATCTGAATTGAAATTTATTGTATTAGACGAAGCTGATGAAATGCTCCGTATGGGCTTCATTGATGATGTGGAAACTGTGATGGCTGAATTACCGGAAGATCATCAAACTGCCCTGTTCTCTGCAACAATGCCGGAACCAATTCGCCGTATCACTCGTCGCTTTATGAAAGATCCTCAAGAGGTCAAAATTAAAGCAACCGAACGCTCTGCCCCGGATATCGAGCAAAGCTACTGGTTAGTAAACGGCTTCCGCAAAAATGATGCGTTATTACGTTTCTTAGAAGTCGAAGAGTTTGATGCGGCTATTATTTTTACCCGTACTAAAACCGGCACAATCGATATTACCGAATTATGTGAACGCAACGGCTACCGTACTGCAGCATTAAACGGTGATATGACCCAACAAGCACGTGAGCAAACTTTAGAAAAATTGCGTTCAGGTCGTTTAGATATTTTAGTTGCAACTGATGTTGCTGCTCGTGGTATTGATATTGAGCGAATCAGCCTTGTAGTAAACTACGATATTCCACTTGAAGAAGAATCTTATGTTCACCGTATCGGTCGTACCGGTCGTGCCGGTCGCTCAGGTCGTGCGCTATTATTTGTTGAGCCTCGTGAACGCCGTTTATTACGCAATATTGAAAATCTAATCAAAAAGCCCATTAATGAAGTGGCAATTCCGAACCACGAAGTATTAATGGAAAAACGCCGTGAGAAATTCAAAGCTCGTATTTCTAAGCAGCTAGAGCATCACGATTTAGAAAAATATCGTGAGTTACTTGAAGATTTATTCACCGCAGACCAAGATCACGAAGAATTAGCGGCGGCAATGATGATGTTATTGCAAGAGAAGCAAAAACTCATTCTTCCACCGGACCCCGTTATTCGTGCCGCTCGTTCAGAACGTGGACGTGATCGTAATGACAGAAACGACCGTAGAAGTGGTCGTGAGGAACGTCAAGGTAGCGGTATGGCAATGGATTTATATCGTATCGAACTTGGTCGTGAAGATGGTGTGGAAGTACGCCATATCGTGGGTGCAATTGCAAATGAAGGTGATATCAGTAGCCGCTATATCGGGCATATTAAATTGCACGATACTTACTCAACCATTGAATTGCCACAGGGTATGCCAAAACATTTAGTGCAACATTTTGCAAGCAAAGCACGCGTGTTAAGTAAACCAATGCAAATGAGCCTATTAGGTCCTGCAAACAATGCAAGCAATGCTAATCCATTTGAAGGTCGTGGCAGGGGTGAGCATCGTGATCGCAATGATAGAGGCGGTCGCCGTGATAGCGGTTTTAATAAAGACCGTAAAGGTGGCTTTAAAGAAAAACGCTTTAGCGAAAAACGCAGTCGCCGTGATTAA
- a CDS encoding xylulokinase, with translation MQNEKQLIEQGNIVIGIELGSTRIKAVLIATDGTILATGGADWENQLIDDIWTYHQNDVWEKLQIAYSDLAKTVKEKYHTVIHTAKGLGISAMMHGYLPFDKQGNQLVPFRTWRNNITLEASEKLTNLFQYPIPQRWSIAHLYQALLNNEPHLNEVDHITTLSGYVHWQLTGQKVLGIGDASGMFPINIETLSYNQQMLAQFNESIMSFNMPWKLENLLPQVLVAGESAGYLTEKGAKLLDPSGNLQPGIPLCPPEGDAGTGMIATNCIKEKTGNISAGTSAFAMIVLEKMLSKVYSELDIVTTPTGKLVAMAHANNCTSDINAWVNLFGECLETFGINVCTEELYEMLFLHSLQGDTDCGGLLSYGFHSGEHNVGLSEGCPIFLHPTKSNFNLANFIRVHLYTAFGAMKLGMDILINQEKVEITRILGHGGIFKTEGVAQKILASALNIPLATASTASNGGAWGIALLANFLEVSDTYNLEEYLDKQIFNTAKLNLIQPDKAITEGYERFMQRYIAGVPIVEKALYLNCS, from the coding sequence ATGCAAAATGAAAAACAGCTTATTGAACAAGGTAACATCGTTATTGGGATTGAATTAGGTTCAACTCGCATTAAGGCGGTATTAATTGCCACTGATGGTACAATTTTAGCCACTGGCGGAGCTGATTGGGAAAACCAACTTATCGATGATATTTGGACATATCATCAAAATGACGTTTGGGAAAAGCTACAAATAGCATATAGCGACTTAGCTAAAACAGTCAAAGAAAAATACCATACTGTAATTCACACAGCAAAAGGGCTAGGAATTAGTGCAATGATGCACGGCTACTTACCTTTTGATAAACAAGGAAATCAATTAGTCCCTTTTAGAACTTGGCGAAATAATATTACCCTTGAAGCCTCTGAAAAATTAACTAATTTATTTCAATACCCTATTCCTCAACGTTGGAGCATTGCCCATTTATATCAAGCTCTATTAAACAATGAGCCTCATTTAAATGAAGTTGATCATATCACTACCTTATCTGGCTATGTACACTGGCAACTTACTGGACAAAAAGTACTGGGTATTGGTGATGCTTCCGGAATGTTTCCAATCAATATAGAGACTCTCTCCTATAACCAACAAATGCTCGCTCAATTTAATGAGAGCATTATGTCTTTCAATATGCCTTGGAAATTAGAAAACCTTCTGCCTCAAGTTTTAGTCGCTGGCGAATCGGCCGGTTATTTAACTGAAAAAGGAGCAAAACTACTAGATCCAAGCGGTAATTTACAACCCGGTATTCCACTTTGTCCACCAGAAGGTGATGCAGGAACAGGAATGATTGCAACTAACTGTATAAAAGAAAAAACTGGCAATATTTCAGCAGGTACTTCTGCTTTTGCAATGATTGTACTAGAAAAAATGCTTTCAAAAGTTTATTCAGAATTAGATATTGTCACAACGCCAACCGGAAAATTGGTTGCAATGGCACACGCTAATAACTGTACATCAGACATTAATGCTTGGGTAAACTTATTCGGAGAGTGCTTAGAAACTTTTGGCATCAATGTATGTACAGAAGAATTATACGAAATGTTATTTTTACACTCATTACAAGGCGATACAGATTGCGGGGGACTACTCTCTTACGGTTTTCATTCAGGAGAACATAATGTCGGCTTATCGGAAGGTTGCCCGATTTTCTTACACCCGACGAAATCCAATTTCAATTTAGCTAATTTTATTCGGGTTCATCTCTACACTGCGTTCGGTGCAATGAAGCTAGGAATGGATATTCTCATCAACCAAGAAAAAGTCGAAATTACTCGTATTTTAGGACACGGTGGTATTTTCAAAACTGAAGGTGTGGCACAAAAAATCTTAGCTTCTGCACTCAATATTCCACTTGCAACAGCAAGTACTGCCTCAAACGGAGGGGCTTGGGGTATTGCATTGCTTGCAAACTTCCTAGAAGTTTCTGACACCTATAATTTGGAAGAGTATCTAGACAAACAGATATTCAATACAGCCAAGCTTAATCTTATTCAACCAGATAAAGCAATAACTGAAGGATATGAACGTTTTATGCAGAGATACATAGCAGGTGTTCCTATCGTAGAAAAAGCACTTTATCTTAATTGCTCATAA
- the tadA gene encoding tRNA adenosine(34) deaminase TadA, whose translation MFIKPNQISCSTEISEQDIAFMQYALDLADLAEAKGEIPVGAVLVDKNQNIIGKGWNQTIQLSDPSAHAEMQAIRQAGQMIGNYRLLDCTLYVTLEPCPMCAGAILHSRISRLVFGASDYKTGAVGSRYHLFEDYKMNHFLGIQGNVLGKECSQKISDFFKKRREEKKARL comes from the coding sequence ATGTTTATAAAACCTAATCAAATTTCTTGTTCAACAGAAATTTCCGAACAAGATATTGCCTTTATGCAATACGCTTTAGATTTAGCTGATTTAGCTGAAGCAAAAGGCGAAATACCAGTAGGGGCGGTATTAGTCGATAAAAATCAAAATATCATTGGAAAAGGTTGGAATCAAACGATTCAATTATCTGATCCCTCCGCTCACGCTGAAATGCAAGCTATCCGCCAAGCAGGGCAAATGATTGGTAATTATCGACTATTGGATTGTACGCTCTATGTAACACTTGAACCCTGTCCAATGTGTGCGGGGGCGATTTTACATAGTCGAATTAGTCGATTAGTATTTGGAGCGAGTGATTATAAAACAGGGGCGGTAGGCTCACGTTACCATCTATTTGAAGATTATAAAATGAACCATTTTTTAGGAATACAAGGCAATGTGCTAGGTAAGGAGTGTAGCCAAAAGATCAGCGATTTTTTTAAAAAAAGACGTGAAGAGAAGAAAGCACGATTGTAA
- the pnp gene encoding polyribonucleotide nucleotidyltransferase: MTPIVKQFKYGQHTVTLETGAIARQATAAVMASMDDTTVFVTVVAKKDVKEGQDFFPLTVDYQERTYAAGRIPGGFFKREGRPSEGETLVARLIDRPVRPLFPEGFFNEIQVIATVVSVNPQISPDLVAMIGASAALSLSGVPFNGPIGAARVGFINDQFVLNPTTSEQKVSRLDLVVAGTDKAVLMVESEADILTEEQMLSAVVFGHQQQQVVIENIKEFVKEAGKPRWDWVAPQPNTDLINKVKALAESRIGDAYRITEKQARYEQIDAIKAEVIAQLTAEDETVSEGAIIDIITSLESAVVRSRIIAGEPRIDGRTVDTVRALDICTGVLPRTHGSAIFTRGETQALAVATLGTERDAQIIDELTGEKSDRFLFHYNFPPFSVGETGRIGSPKRREIGHGRLAKRGVLAVMPTAEEFPYVVRVVSEITESNGSSSMASVCGASLALMDAGVPIKAAVAGIAMGLVKEDEKFVVLSDILGDEDHLGDMDFKVAGTRNGVTALQMDIKIEGITPEIMQIALNQAKGARMHILSVMEQAIPAPRSDISDYAPRIHTMKIDPKKIKDVIGKGGATIRALTEETNTSIDIDDDGTVKIAATDGNAAKAVMARIEEIVAEVEVNQIYNGKVTRVVDFGAFVSILGGKEGLVHISQITNERVERVADYLQVGQEVQVKVVEIDRQGRIRLTMKDLNNTNSEVNAEETVSEEVVATEQENI; this comes from the coding sequence ATGACTCCAATTGTTAAACAATTTAAATACGGTCAGCATACCGTAACCTTAGAAACCGGTGCTATTGCACGCCAAGCTACAGCGGCAGTAATGGCAAGTATGGACGACACAACAGTTTTTGTGACTGTAGTGGCTAAAAAAGATGTGAAAGAAGGTCAAGATTTCTTCCCATTAACAGTGGATTACCAAGAGCGTACTTATGCTGCCGGTCGTATCCCGGGGGGGTTCTTCAAACGTGAAGGTCGTCCTTCTGAAGGCGAAACCTTAGTAGCTCGCTTAATTGACCGCCCTGTTCGCCCACTCTTCCCTGAAGGTTTCTTCAATGAAATTCAAGTGATTGCAACCGTAGTGTCAGTAAATCCACAAATCAGCCCGGATTTAGTGGCAATGATCGGTGCATCAGCTGCGTTATCATTATCAGGCGTACCATTTAACGGTCCTATCGGTGCAGCACGTGTCGGTTTCATCAACGATCAATTCGTATTAAACCCAACCACATCAGAACAAAAAGTCAGCCGTTTAGATTTAGTGGTTGCAGGTACAGACAAAGCGGTATTAATGGTGGAATCTGAAGCAGATATTTTAACTGAAGAGCAAATGCTTTCAGCGGTAGTATTCGGTCACCAGCAACAACAAGTTGTGATTGAAAACATCAAAGAATTCGTAAAAGAAGCTGGTAAACCACGTTGGGATTGGGTTGCTCCTCAGCCAAATACCGATTTAATCAACAAAGTGAAAGCCCTAGCGGAAAGCCGCATTGGCGATGCTTATCGTATCACTGAAAAACAAGCTCGTTACGAGCAAATTGATGCGATTAAAGCAGAAGTGATTGCTCAATTAACCGCTGAAGATGAAACTGTAAGCGAAGGTGCAATCATTGATATCATCACTTCATTAGAAAGTGCTGTAGTGCGTAGCCGTATTATTGCAGGCGAGCCACGTATTGATGGTCGTACGGTAGATACTGTACGTGCGTTAGATATTTGTACAGGCGTATTACCTCGTACTCACGGTTCTGCAATCTTCACTCGTGGCGAAACTCAAGCATTAGCGGTTGCTACCTTAGGTACAGAGCGTGATGCTCAAATTATTGATGAATTAACCGGCGAGAAATCAGATCGTTTCTTATTCCATTACAACTTCCCTCCGTTCTCTGTAGGCGAAACAGGTCGTATCGGCTCACCAAAACGTCGTGAAATCGGTCACGGTCGTTTAGCAAAACGTGGTGTGTTAGCAGTAATGCCAACTGCTGAAGAATTCCCATATGTAGTACGTGTTGTTTCAGAAATCACTGAATCAAACGGTTCATCTTCAATGGCATCTGTTTGTGGTGCATCACTTGCGTTAATGGATGCGGGTGTTCCAATTAAAGCTGCAGTTGCAGGTATCGCAATGGGCTTAGTGAAAGAAGACGAAAAATTCGTGGTACTTTCTGATATTTTAGGCGATGAAGACCACTTAGGCGATATGGATTTTAAAGTAGCCGGTACTCGCAATGGTGTTACGGCACTACAAATGGATATTAAAATTGAAGGTATCACGCCTGAAATTATGCAAATTGCGTTAAACCAAGCAAAAGGTGCTCGTATGCACATTTTAAGCGTGATGGAACAAGCAATCCCTGCACCTCGTTCAGATATTTCCGACTACGCTCCACGCATTCATACAATGAAAATTGATCCGAAGAAAATCAAAGATGTCATTGGTAAAGGTGGTGCAACTATCCGTGCATTAACCGAAGAAACCAATACCTCAATTGATATTGATGATGACGGTACAGTGAAAATTGCTGCAACTGATGGCAATGCAGCGAAAGCAGTAATGGCTCGTATCGAAGAAATCGTAGCAGAAGTGGAAGTAAACCAAATCTACAACGGTAAAGTAACCCGTGTAGTAGACTTCGGTGCATTCGTGTCAATCTTAGGTGGTAAAGAGGGCTTAGTTCACATTTCACAAATTACCAACGAACGTGTAGAGCGTGTAGCGGATTACCTACAAGTTGGTCAAGAAGTACAGGTGAAGGTAGTAGAGATCGACCGTCAAGGTCGCATCCGCTTAACAATGAAAGATCTTAACAACACAAATTCAGAAGTGAATGCAGAAGAAACTGTATCTGAAGAGGTTGTAGCAACAGAACAAGAAAATATCTAG
- the parC gene encoding DNA topoisomerase IV subunit A: MTTEINYEGIEQMPIKRFTEDAYLNYSMYVIMDRALPFIGDGLKPVQRRIIYAMSELGLNASAKYKKSARTVGDVLGKFHPHGDSACYEAMVLMAQPFSYRYPLVDGQGNWGAPDDPKSFAAMRYTESKLSKIAEVLLGELGQGTVDYQPNFDGSIEEPKYLPARLPHILLNGTMGIAVGMATDIPPHNINELADASVMLLDNPNATLDDILTVVQGPDYPTEAEIITPRAEIAKMYEQGRGSIKMRAVWKKEEGEIVISALPHQASPSKIIEQIATQMRNKKLPMVDDIRDESDHENPIRLVIVPRSNRIDFDSLMDHLFATTDLEKSYRVNMNMIGLDGKPAVKNLLTILTEWLTFRRTTVTRRLNYRLDKILSRLHILDGLMIAFLNIDEVIEIIRNEDDPKAELMARFNLTDVQAEAILNLRLRHLAKLEEHQLQAEKSELEKERDELQLILGSERRLNSLIKKEIQADAKTFASPRRSSLVERAESKAIAESDLTPTEDVTVILSEKGWVRCAKGHDIEVEGLSYRAGDGYLAHARGRSNQPVVFLDSTGRAYALDPTSLPSARSQGEPLTGKITLPEGATIQQVLMANSDTKVLMASDSGYGFICTFEDLVSRNKAGKAVISLTENAKVLPPQLLENDENLSLVAMSNVGRMLVFPVSELPQLSKGKGNKIINISAAASKSGDEYLARLLVIKPTQSLVFVSGKRKITLKPSDIDNYRGERARKGSQLVRGLSTNSTVEIVE; this comes from the coding sequence ATGACGACTGAAATCAATTATGAAGGCATTGAACAGATGCCGATTAAGCGTTTTACCGAAGACGCTTACCTCAATTATTCAATGTATGTAATTATGGACAGGGCATTGCCGTTTATCGGTGATGGCTTAAAACCTGTTCAACGCCGTATCATCTATGCGATGTCTGAACTTGGGCTAAATGCTTCTGCAAAATATAAAAAATCGGCTAGAACCGTAGGTGATGTATTAGGTAAATTCCACCCACACGGCGACAGTGCTTGTTATGAAGCAATGGTGTTAATGGCTCAGCCGTTCTCTTACCGCTATCCATTGGTTGATGGACAAGGGAACTGGGGGGCACCGGACGATCCAAAATCTTTCGCTGCGATGCGTTATACCGAATCTAAACTGTCCAAAATTGCAGAAGTCTTGTTGGGGGAATTAGGGCAAGGCACAGTAGATTATCAGCCAAATTTTGATGGCTCGATTGAAGAACCCAAATATCTGCCTGCCCGTTTGCCACATATTTTGCTCAACGGCACGATGGGGATTGCGGTGGGAATGGCAACGGATATTCCGCCGCATAATATCAATGAACTTGCTGATGCAAGCGTGATGTTATTGGATAACCCAAACGCCACCTTAGACGATATTTTGACAGTTGTACAAGGACCGGATTACCCAACTGAGGCGGAAATTATCACGCCAAGAGCTGAGATTGCAAAAATGTATGAGCAAGGTCGAGGCTCGATTAAAATGCGCGCAGTGTGGAAAAAAGAAGAAGGCGAAATTGTGATTTCTGCCTTACCGCATCAAGCCTCGCCGTCAAAAATTATTGAACAGATTGCCACCCAAATGCGAAATAAAAAGCTGCCGATGGTGGATGATATTCGTGATGAATCTGATCACGAAAACCCAATTCGTTTAGTGATTGTACCACGCTCAAACCGCATTGATTTTGATTCCTTGATGGATCATCTTTTTGCCACCACCGATCTGGAAAAAAGCTACCGAGTCAATATGAATATGATTGGCTTAGACGGCAAACCGGCAGTGAAAAATTTACTCACTATTCTGACTGAATGGCTCACTTTCCGCCGTACCACGGTAACTCGTCGCTTAAATTATCGTTTGGATAAAATTTTAAGCCGTTTGCATATTTTAGACGGTTTGATGATAGCGTTTTTAAACATTGATGAAGTTATTGAGATCATCCGCAACGAAGATGATCCAAAAGCGGAATTAATGGCGCGCTTTAACTTAACTGATGTTCAAGCCGAAGCGATTTTAAATCTCCGCCTACGCCATTTGGCAAAATTGGAAGAGCATCAACTACAAGCCGAAAAATCAGAGCTTGAAAAAGAGCGTGATGAGCTGCAACTGATTTTAGGCTCGGAACGCCGTTTAAACAGCTTAATCAAAAAAGAGATTCAGGCAGATGCGAAAACCTTCGCCAGCCCTCGTCGTTCGTCATTAGTGGAGCGTGCGGAATCGAAAGCGATTGCCGAAAGCGATTTAACCCCAACTGAAGATGTAACAGTAATCCTCTCGGAAAAAGGCTGGGTACGTTGTGCCAAAGGACACGATATTGAGGTCGAAGGCTTAAGCTACCGTGCTGGAGATGGCTATCTCGCCCACGCACGAGGCAGAAGTAATCAACCAGTAGTCTTTTTAGACAGCACAGGGCGAGCTTATGCGTTAGATCCGACTTCATTACCATCGGCACGTTCACAGGGTGAACCACTGACAGGCAAAATCACCTTACCTGAAGGGGCAACCATTCAGCAAGTGCTAATGGCAAATTCAGACACCAAAGTGCTGATGGCATCGGATTCGGGCTACGGGTTTATCTGTACTTTTGAAGATCTGGTTTCTCGCAACAAAGCGGGGAAAGCGGTCATTTCTTTAACAGAAAATGCAAAAGTGCTGCCGCCGCAATTATTGGAAAATGATGAAAATTTATCGCTTGTGGCGATGAGTAATGTCGGCAGAATGTTGGTGTTCCCAGTTAGCGAATTACCTCAATTATCGAAAGGTAAAGGCAATAAAATCATCAATATTTCCGCAGCCGCGTCAAAATCGGGCGACGAATACCTTGCTCGTTTATTGGTTATCAAACCGACACAATCTCTCGTGTTTGTGTCCGGCAAACGTAAAATTACGCTCAAACCAAGCGATATCGACAACTACCGCGGTGAACGTGCAAGAAAAGGATCGCAATTGGTGCGAGGTTTAAGCACGAATTCTACGGTAGAGATTGTGGAGTAG
- the nlpI gene encoding lipoprotein NlpI, translating into MAQLFKLFRIRFFLLNLISILMLTGCSGRYSDLVSIKNLALAELNPQLRFEQEAMMVRLSQVLEEAPLTPSEQADLYFERGVIYDSLGLWSLARYDFAQAISINQRMAAAYNYMGLYLLLEGDYDSSIDAFNAVLELDNEYSYTYLNRGLAFYYSGRYSEAQRDLLRFYEEDKKDPYRVLWLYFNELELTPTEAKNNLQKRANALSPDYWGTNIVNYFLGKLNLAKLRAIMDSEAKENSSQYAEILTETYFYLAKQQLKLDHKDEAISLFRLALTNQVFNFVEYRFALFELSQIRGMTQTSPVVE; encoded by the coding sequence ATGGCACAACTGTTTAAGTTGTTTCGAATTCGTTTCTTTTTACTTAATTTAATTTCTATTTTAATGCTAACAGGCTGTAGCGGTCGTTATTCCGATTTAGTCTCTATAAAGAACTTAGCATTAGCAGAACTTAATCCTCAACTTCGTTTTGAACAAGAGGCGATGATGGTAAGGCTTAGCCAAGTATTGGAAGAAGCCCCCTTAACGCCCTCTGAACAAGCAGACCTCTATTTTGAAAGAGGTGTCATTTATGATAGCTTAGGGTTATGGTCTTTAGCCCGTTATGATTTTGCTCAAGCGATTTCGATTAATCAACGAATGGCAGCAGCTTATAACTATATGGGATTATACCTTTTATTAGAAGGTGATTACGACAGCTCAATTGATGCCTTTAATGCCGTATTAGAGCTAGATAACGAATATAGCTATACTTATCTAAATCGTGGCTTAGCATTCTACTATAGTGGTCGTTATTCTGAAGCCCAGCGTGATTTATTACGTTTTTACGAAGAAGATAAAAAAGATCCTTATCGTGTGCTGTGGCTCTACTTTAATGAGCTAGAACTTACGCCAACAGAAGCTAAAAATAATTTACAAAAAAGAGCTAATGCCCTTTCTCCTGATTATTGGGGAACCAATATCGTAAATTATTTTTTAGGCAAGCTAAATTTAGCCAAACTTCGTGCTATAATGGATAGTGAAGCTAAAGAAAATAGCTCGCAATATGCGGAAATACTGACAGAAACGTATTTCTATTTAGCAAAACAACAACTCAAATTAGATCATAAAGATGAGGCAATCAGCCTTTTCCGCCTTGCTTTAACAAATCAAGTGTTTAACTTCGTTGAGTATCGTTTTGCCCTGTTTGAACTATCACAAATTCGTGGTATGACTCAAACATCTCCTGTTGTTGAATAG
- a CDS encoding ABC transporter permease yields MRSKIDHTIFYLLALFIIAVIAFSILIPNIFWSVSNFQSMASQIPVLGILTLAMALPMLTGGINLSIIASMNACSLIIAYFITQYTGISWLFLSILLSFCCALLIGLLNGTLISIIRVSPILATLGTMTLINGTNILVTNGSTIANFPESVLSISASTFLWIPTPIIIFLLLAGIIWFFLEKTSMGKAIYFIGNNEKATYYSGINTKKVLILVYVISSVLCVFAALLMMSKLNSAKASYGDSYLLISILAAVLGGINPDGGKGKLIGIMLALVLLQVIESGLNMLGISSYITMILWGSLLLLFIFLQKNRLFLLKD; encoded by the coding sequence ATGAGAAGCAAAATTGATCATACTATTTTTTATCTATTGGCTCTTTTTATTATTGCTGTTATTGCTTTTAGTATTTTAATCCCCAATATTTTTTGGTCTGTGAGCAACTTTCAATCGATGGCATCTCAAATTCCAGTCTTAGGAATTTTAACACTCGCAATGGCATTACCTATGCTTACAGGAGGCATAAACCTTTCTATTATTGCTAGTATGAATGCCTGCTCATTAATTATTGCCTATTTTATTACGCAATATACTGGTATTTCTTGGCTATTCTTATCAATATTATTAAGCTTTTGTTGTGCTTTGCTCATCGGCTTGCTTAACGGAACATTGATCTCCATCATTCGTGTTTCGCCTATTTTAGCTACATTAGGTACGATGACTTTGATAAACGGTACCAATATCCTAGTAACAAATGGCTCGACGATTGCCAATTTCCCTGAAAGCGTTCTAAGTATTAGTGCTTCAACTTTTTTATGGATTCCTACACCGATTATCATCTTTTTGCTTCTTGCAGGGATAATTTGGTTCTTCCTAGAAAAGACCTCAATGGGAAAAGCGATATATTTTATCGGCAATAATGAAAAAGCCACGTATTACTCTGGTATCAATACCAAGAAAGTTCTAATTTTGGTATATGTTATTTCCTCAGTACTCTGTGTATTCGCAGCCCTTTTAATGATGTCTAAACTCAATTCAGCCAAAGCATCTTATGGAGATTCTTACTTACTCATTTCCATTTTAGCGGCAGTATTAGGCGGAATTAATCCTGATGGAGGTAAAGGAAAACTTATCGGAATTATGCTAGCTCTTGTATTATTACAGGTTATTGAAAGTGGATTAAATATGTTAGGTATCAGTAGTTATATTACGATGATTTTATGGGGCAGCTTATTACTACTGTTTATATTCTTACAAAAAAATCGCCTTTTCCTATTAAAAGACTAA